The Oncorhynchus tshawytscha isolate Ot180627B linkage group LG30, Otsh_v2.0, whole genome shotgun sequence genome includes a region encoding these proteins:
- the mrpl49 gene encoding 39S ribosomal protein L49, mitochondrial, with the protein MSLPFIHRSAMLCRRFRASLNLYDHTTRIPNTTIRLRTFCSSVGEANIGILQSTEEYKFVERLIPPSRVPIPPKHDGPSPSGWTPPSELPPALPYMIRRSRMHNVPVYTDLTHGSRKTTLVRKVEGDIWALEKDVKEYLQQLTGKDLPTQVNEVTMTLRVKGHFDTELKEWLVEKGF; encoded by the exons ATGTCGCTCCCCTTCATACACAGATCCGCAATGTTATGCAGAAGATTTAGGGCAAGTTTAAATCTTTACGATCACACGACAAGGATTCCAAATACTACGATACGGTTACGA ACattctgtagctcagttggagAAGCAAATATTGGGATATTACAATCTACAGAAGAATACAAATTTGTGGAACGACTGATCCCACCTTCACGAGTGCCCATTCCCCCTAAACATGACGGTCCTTCCCCATCTGGCTGGACTCCTCCATCAG AGTTACCTCCTGCTTTGCCGTACATGATCCGTCGCTCCCGAATGCACAATGTTCCTGTCTACACAGACCTCACCCATGGCAGCCGCAAGACAACCCTTGTACGCAAAGTTGAAGGGGACATCTGG GCTCTTGAGAAGGATGTTAAGGAGTACCTGCAACAGCTTACTGGCAAAGACCTGCCAACACAGGTCAATGAGGTGACCATGACACTTCGGGTCAAAGGTCACTTTGATACAGAGCTGAAGGAGTGGCTGGTGGAGAAGGGATTCTAA
- the LOC112228826 gene encoding protein cornichon homolog 2: MLTLVLCAALIFFVIWQIIAFDELRTDFKNPIDQSNPTRARERILNIERICNLLRKLVVPEYSIHGLFCLMFMCAGEWVTLGLNIPLLFYHLWRFFHRPADGSEVMYDPVSVMNSDILNYCQKESWCKLGFYLLSFFYYLYSMVYALVSF; the protein is encoded by the exons ATGCTCACCTTAGTGCTGTGTGCTGCACTCATCTTCTTCGTCATCTGGCAG ATTATTGCGTTTGACGAGCTGCGCACAGACTTCAAGAACCCAATCGATCAGAGCAACCCCACCAGAGCG AGGGAAAGAATTCTGAATATTGAAAGAATCTGCAACTTGCTGCGGAAG CTGGTGGTGCCAGAATACTCCATCCATGGACTGTTCTGCCTGATGTTCATGTGTGCTGGAGAGTGGGTCACCCTGGGCCTAAACATCCCCCTGCTCTTCTACCATCTTTGGAG GTTTTTCCATCGGCCAGCAGATGGGTCAGAGGTCATGTATGATCCTGTCAGTGTGATGAATTCTGACATCCTGAACTACTGTCAGAAGGAGTCTTGGTGTAAGCTGGGCTTCTACCTGCTCTCCTTCTTCTACTACCTGTACAG TATGGTCTATGCCTTGGTGAGTTTCTAA